One Nonomuraea angiospora DNA segment encodes these proteins:
- a CDS encoding sugar phosphate isomerase/epimerase family protein produces MCYGYGPSRRSLLAAGLGLGAAAVAAASPAAAAATSHHPGRNRVPRDQISIQLWTVRDDLAKDYDATLAYLAAAGYPKIEVALGYFGRTAKQLRAFLDGLGIRASSSHDGLTADQAALDTKIENALTLGQSFMVVPYLNSTSLDEWKAWAERMNVEARAARAAGLRYGYHNHAHEFTTDLGGGKTPWDVLTSELDPRLVHLEIDIYWAVTGGVGRGAADPVGFALDVIRRAPQRVLQFHVKDRHLDGDMADLGTGTIDFRRIFDKHQVKEYIVENDTPDVTPRQTAEVGYRYLRKLRF; encoded by the coding sequence ATGTGCTACGGATACGGCCCCAGCAGGCGCTCGCTGCTCGCCGCGGGCCTCGGACTCGGGGCGGCCGCCGTCGCCGCCGCCTCCCCGGCCGCCGCCGCGGCCACCTCACACCACCCCGGCAGGAACCGCGTCCCCCGGGACCAGATCAGCATCCAGCTCTGGACGGTACGCGACGACCTCGCCAAGGACTACGACGCCACCCTCGCCTACCTGGCCGCGGCCGGTTACCCGAAGATCGAGGTCGCGCTCGGCTACTTCGGCCGCACGGCCAAGCAGCTCCGTGCGTTCCTCGACGGGCTCGGCATCCGGGCCAGCTCCAGCCACGACGGCCTCACCGCCGACCAGGCCGCCCTGGACACGAAGATCGAGAACGCGCTGACCCTCGGCCAGTCCTTCATGGTCGTCCCCTACCTCAACTCCACCAGCCTGGACGAGTGGAAGGCGTGGGCGGAGCGCATGAACGTCGAGGCGCGGGCCGCCCGCGCGGCGGGCCTGCGCTACGGCTACCACAACCACGCCCACGAGTTCACGACCGACCTCGGAGGCGGGAAGACCCCCTGGGACGTGCTCACCTCCGAGCTCGACCCCCGCCTGGTCCACCTGGAGATCGACATCTACTGGGCGGTCACCGGCGGCGTCGGGCGCGGCGCCGCCGACCCGGTGGGCTTCGCCCTCGACGTCATCCGCAGGGCGCCGCAGCGCGTGCTGCAGTTCCACGTCAAGGACCGGCACCTAGACGGCGACATGGCCGACCTCGGCACCGGGACCATCGACTTCCGGCGGATCTTCGACAAGCACCAGGTGAAGGAGTACATCGTCGAGAACGACACCCCCGACGTGACCCCCCGCCAGACCGCGGAGGTCGGCTACCGCTACCTGCGCAAGCTCAGGTTCTGA
- a CDS encoding MarR family winged helix-turn-helix transcriptional regulator, giving the protein MTRWLNDDEQRAWRAFGLASRLLTDRLERDLLAGAGMPPTYYELLVLLSEAPERTMRMSELAHWTNSKPSRISHAVNKLEEKGWVRREHCVDDRRGWLAVLTDDGLAALRATAPRHVASVREHLIDLLTPEQLRQLEDISQVLLDHLVEPGGAQ; this is encoded by the coding sequence GTGACGCGATGGCTCAACGACGACGAACAGCGGGCCTGGCGGGCCTTCGGGCTGGCCAGCCGCCTGCTGACCGACCGCCTGGAGCGCGATCTGCTGGCCGGGGCCGGCATGCCGCCGACCTACTACGAGCTCCTGGTCCTGCTCTCCGAGGCGCCCGAGCGGACCATGCGCATGAGCGAGCTGGCGCACTGGACCAACTCCAAGCCCAGCCGCATCTCCCACGCGGTCAACAAGCTCGAAGAGAAGGGATGGGTGCGCAGGGAGCACTGCGTGGACGACCGGCGTGGCTGGCTCGCCGTCCTGACCGACGACGGCCTGGCGGCCCTGCGGGCCACGGCTCCCCGCCACGTCGCCAGCGTTCGCGAGCACCTGATCGACCTGCTCACCCCGGAGCAGCTGCGGCAACTGGAGGACATCAGCCAGGTCCTCCTCGATCACCTCGTCGAGCCGGGCGGCGCGCAGTAG